CCCCTCCACCGAGGGACGTTCGAGCATCGACGTGTCGAAGCTGATGCGTGAGACGGGCCACACCACCCTCGACTACGGCTTCGTGAACACGGCGGCGACGCAGAGTGCGATCACCTACATCGACGGCGACGCAGGCATCCTGCGCTACCGCGGCTATCCCATCGAGGAGCTGGCGGAGCAGAAGTCGTTCCTCGACGTCGCCTACCTGCTGATCTACGGCGAGCTGCCGAGCGCCGACGAGCTCGGCGAGTTCGACACGCGCATCCGCCGCCACACGCTGCTGCACGAGGACCTGCGACGGTTCTTCGACTCGCTGCCGCGCGACGCGCACCCGATGAGCGCGCTCTCGTCCGCGGTCTCGGCCCTGTCCACGTACTACGCGGCCGACCACGACCCGCACGACCCGCGGCGCGTCGAGCTGCAGACGATCCGTCTGCTCGCGAAGCTGCCGGTCATCGCGGCGTACGCGCACAAGAAGTCCATCGGCCAGGCGTTCCTCTACCCCGACAACTCGCTGTCGTTCGTCGAGAACTACCTCAAGCTGAACTTCGGCCTCATGGCCGAGGAGTACGAGCTCAACCCCGTGATGGTGAAGGCGCTCGAGCGCCTGCTCATCCTGCACGCCGACCACGAGCAGAACGCGTCGACCTCGACCGTGCGGCTCGTGGGCTCGACCGAGGCGAACCTGTTCGCATCGGTGTCGGCCGGCATCCACGCGCTCTCGGGCCCGCTGCACGGCGGCGCCAACGAGGCCGTGCTGACGATGCTCCGCTCGATCCAGGAGTCGGGCGAGGGCGTGCAGCGCTTCGTCGAGCGTGTGAAGCGCAAGGAGCAGGGCGTGCGCCTCATGGGCTTCGGCCACCGGGTGTACAAGAACTACGACCCGCGCGCGAAGCTCGTGAAGTCGTCGGCCGACGAGGTGCTCGAGGCGCTCGGCGTCTCCGATCCGCTGCTCGACATCGCGAAGGAGCTCGAGCAGGTCGCCCTGAACGACGACTACTTCATCGAGCGCAAGCTCTACCCGAACGTCGACTTCTACACGGGCGTCATCTACAAGGCGATGGGCTTCCCCGAGCGGATGTTCACGGTGCTGTTCGCGATCGGTCGCCTGCCGGGCTGGATCGCGCACTGGCGCGAGATGATCGACGACCCGCAGACGAAGATCGGCCGCCCGCAGCAGCTCTACGTGGGCCCGGGCGAGCGCCACATCTAGCCACCACATCTGCCGCAGCGACGCGGTCCGTTCCGAGGAGAGACACCATGGCGCGCACCGCGATCGCTGGCAGGCTCGACGGGTACTTCAAGATCCGCGAGCGCGGGTCGACGATCCCGCAGGAGGTCCGCGGCGGCCTCGTGACGTTCTTCGCGATGGCGTACATCATCGTGCTGAACCCGCTCATCATCGGCGGCTTCTCCATCGATCAGGCGGCGGTCGACGTCGAGGGCGGCTGGCTGCCCAACGGTCAGGTCGCGGCCGTGACCGCGTTGATCGGCGGGCTCATGACGATCGCGATGGGCGTCGTCGCGAACGTGCCGTTCGGCCTCGCGGCCGGCCTCGGCATCAACTCGTTCCTGGCGTTCACGCTCGTCGGCGAGCTGACGTGGCCCGAGGCCATGGGCCTCGTCGTCATCAACGGCGTCCTCATCGTCGTGCTGAGCGTCACGGGGCTGCGGC
The sequence above is a segment of the Agrococcus jejuensis genome. Coding sequences within it:
- a CDS encoding citrate synthase → MTHADETPKTANLTVDGRTVELPILPSTEGRSSIDVSKLMRETGHTTLDYGFVNTAATQSAITYIDGDAGILRYRGYPIEELAEQKSFLDVAYLLIYGELPSADELGEFDTRIRRHTLLHEDLRRFFDSLPRDAHPMSALSSAVSALSTYYAADHDPHDPRRVELQTIRLLAKLPVIAAYAHKKSIGQAFLYPDNSLSFVENYLKLNFGLMAEEYELNPVMVKALERLLILHADHEQNASTSTVRLVGSTEANLFASVSAGIHALSGPLHGGANEAVLTMLRSIQESGEGVQRFVERVKRKEQGVRLMGFGHRVYKNYDPRAKLVKSSADEVLEALGVSDPLLDIAKELEQVALNDDYFIERKLYPNVDFYTGVIYKAMGFPERMFTVLFAIGRLPGWIAHWREMIDDPQTKIGRPQQLYVGPGERHI